From Pantanalinema sp.:
CCCCGACTCGTCCACGATGTAGCGCGGGGGCAGGTTGTTGAGGGCGAAGGCCATCATGTCGACGCGGCAGCGATCGCAGGCGCAAGCATCCGGCGACCGAACGATCAGCTCGGCCAGGGCGGCCTCGACCTGGTCTTCCATGACGTTGTGTAACTTCACGGCATGAACTCCCTAGCGAAAGTTTCCTCGGGAAATCATACCAGAGAACTAGGCGCGGGGGACCCCCGAGGCTCCGAGCAATTCGGCGGCCCGGGTCACGTCGGCGCGGATCTGGGAGACCAGGGCGTCGATGGAGGTGAAGGCCTGCTCAGGGCGCAGGCGGTGCACCAGCTCCAGGGTCATGGCGCGGTCGTAGAGATCGCCCGCGTAATCGAGCAGGTGCGCCTCGATGCGGAGCTGCGGCGGATCGAAGGTCGGGCGCATCCCCAGGTTGACCACGCAGGGGTTCGAGCGGCCATCCCAGCGGGCGTTGCCGGCGTAGACGCCGTAGGCGGGCAGGAGCTTCTGCGGATCGGCCGAGACGTTGGCGGTCGGGAAGCCCAGCAGGCGCCCGCGCTGATCGCCCTTCACCACCGGGCCCGAGAGGGAATAGGGACGCCCGAGCAGGTGGTTCGCCTCCTCGACGTGGCCGGTGGCGAGCAGCTTGCGGATCCGCGAGCTCGAGACGGGGGCGCCGTCCAGGGTGCAGGGCGGAACGACCGTCACCGAGAAGCCGTGATCGGGACCGAGGGCCTGCAGGGTCTCGACGTTGCCCGACTGCTGATGCCCGAAGGCGAAGTTGTAGCCGACCACCACGTGCCGCGCCGCGAGCTGCTCGGCCAGGATGCGGCGGATGAACTCGCGCGCGTCGATCCCGGAGAAGGCCGGGGTGAAGTGGGCCCCGATCACGACGTCCACGCCGAGCTCGGCCAAGAGAGCCTGCTTCTCGTCCCAGGTGGTGATGAGCGGCACCGGGAAGTCGGGCCGCAGCACCGCGCGCGGGTGCCCCACGAAGGTGAAGACGACGCAGGGCAGGCCCTCGCGCGCGGCGATCGCCTTGGCCCGGGCGATGACGGCCCGGTGGCCCTGATGGATCCCGTCGAACATCCCGATGGCGACGACAGAGGGGATGGAAGGGCGCTCGAGCGCCAGATCGGGGTAGTGAAGGAAGATGGTTTCCACGGGACGTCCCTTGAATTGGGTCATGAACGGCTCCCCATTATACCCGGATTGAGCCGCTCGGCGCTTCCGCACTAACCACGGGTTTCGTCCAGCGCGCCGAGCCAGACTTCGAGCGGGACGCGCGCGCCGGTCCAGCGCTCGAAGGCCGCCGAGGCCTGGGCCGCGAGCATGACCAGGCCGCTGCGGGCCGTCAGGCCGCGCGCGCGGGCATCCTGGACCAGGCGGGTCGCCGCCGGGCGATAGACCAGATCGACCACGGCCGAGCCCGCGCCGAGCAGGTCGACCTGCTCGGGGCTCAGGGGGCTGCGATCGCCGTCGGGGTACATGCCGACCGGGGTGGTGTTGACCACCAGGGCCGCCTCGCCCAGGTGCTCGGCGAGCGCCTCCCAGGGGATCTCGCGGTAGCAAGTCGCGCCGAAGGCCCGAGCGAAGCTCTCCACCAGGTCCCGCGAGGCCCCCTCTCGCCGCACCGCGAAGACGACCTCGCGCGCGCCCTGCTCGCCCAGGACGTCCGCGACCGCGCGGGCCGAGCCGCCCGCCCCCAGCACCAGCACCTTCCGACCCGCGACCGGCAGGCCCTCGATCAGGGCCTCGAAGCCGGCCGTGTCGGTGTTGTCGCCCACGAGGCGATCGCCGTCCCAGAAGAGGGTGTTGACCGCCCCCACCCGCCGGGCGCGCGAGGTGAGATCGTCCAGCAAGGGGATCACCGCCTCCTTGTGGGGGAGGGTGACGTTGAGGCCCCGGATGCGCCAGGCGCGCACGGCGCGCACGGCATCCTCCACGCGCTCGCTTGGGGTGGGCAGGGCCAGGTAGACGCCGTCGAGGCCGGCATGGGCCAGGGCCGAGCGGTGCAGGCGCGGCGAGAGGG
This genomic window contains:
- a CDS encoding bifunctional riboflavin kinase/FAD synthetase: MTQFKGRPVETIFLHYPDLALERPSIPSVVAIGMFDGIHQGHRAVIARAKAIAAREGLPCVVFTFVGHPRAVLRPDFPVPLITTWDEKQALLAELGVDVVIGAHFTPAFSGIDAREFIRRILAEQLAARHVVVGYNFAFGHQQSGNVETLQALGPDHGFSVTVVPPCTLDGAPVSSSRIRKLLATGHVEEANHLLGRPYSLSGPVVKGDQRGRLLGFPTANVSADPQKLLPAYGVYAGNARWDGRSNPCVVNLGMRPTFDPPQLRIEAHLLDYAGDLYDRAMTLELVHRLRPEQAFTSIDALVSQIRADVTRAAELLGASGVPRA
- the aroE gene encoding shikimate dehydrogenase, which produces MPDAHTFLLGLIGHPLGHTLSPRLHRSALAHAGLDGVYLALPTPSERVEDAVRAVRAWRIRGLNVTLPHKEAVIPLLDDLTSRARRVGAVNTLFWDGDRLVGDNTDTAGFEALIEGLPVAGRKVLVLGAGGSARAVADVLGEQGAREVVFAVRREGASRDLVESFARAFGATCYREIPWEALAEHLGEAALVVNTTPVGMYPDGDRSPLSPEQVDLLGAGSAVVDLVYRPAATRLVQDARARGLTARSGLVMLAAQASAAFERWTGARVPLEVWLGALDETRG
- a CDS encoding late competence development ComFB family protein, which produces MKLHNVMEDQVEAALAELIVRSPDACACDRCRVDMMAFALNNLPPRYIVDESGAMNGYLEATAASLRADVEYCVSWAIQMISARPRHARARGVLRVLGD